One Microcoleus sp. AS-A8 DNA window includes the following coding sequences:
- the ctaD gene encoding cytochrome c oxidase subunit I — MTQAELQEQANKPAHAPGHGATKWQDYFTFNTDHKVIGIQYLVAAFFFFFVGGILATIIRVELATPASDFVSPENYNRIFTMHGTIMIFLWVVPAGTGAFANYLIPLMIGAKDMAFPKLNAVAFWMNAVGGILLLTSFFVGPAEAGWTSYPPLSTIASKAGEAIWILSILIAGTSSILGGLNIGVTILKMRVPGMSLNQMPLFCWSMLATTALQLLATPVLAAALILLSFDLLAGTTFFNPTGGGDPVVYQHMFWFYSHPAVYIMILPFFGAISEVIPVHARKPIFGYRAIAYSSIAISFLGLLVWAHHMFTSGTPGWMRMFFMIASMIIAVPTGIKIFSWLATLWGGKLALESPMLFAMGFISVFVIGGITGVMVASVPFDIHVHDTYFIVAHLHYVLFGGSVLGLYAGFYHWFPKVTGRMYNETLGRMHFVLTFIGFNLTFMPMHELGLLGMNRRIAVYDPKFQALNELATIGAILMDTSIIPFIINVFWSLARGKKAGDNPWRALTLEWMTSSPPAIENFEGVPVLATGPYDYGMGDREYQTYVPLSDEREPALAAGPNSALRAEPDPTVAVNPEDRQPKDKS, encoded by the coding sequence ATGACACAAGCAGAGCTTCAAGAACAAGCCAATAAGCCTGCCCATGCCCCAGGACATGGCGCGACGAAATGGCAAGATTATTTCACCTTCAACACCGATCACAAAGTCATTGGGATTCAATACCTGGTGGCTGCATTCTTCTTTTTCTTCGTCGGTGGGATACTAGCAACCATCATTCGTGTGGAACTGGCAACCCCAGCTTCCGATTTTGTTAGCCCTGAAAATTACAACCGCATCTTTACCATGCACGGGACGATCATGATCTTCCTGTGGGTCGTCCCGGCGGGAACGGGTGCCTTCGCCAACTATCTGATTCCCCTGATGATTGGCGCAAAGGATATGGCATTCCCGAAGTTGAATGCCGTCGCCTTTTGGATGAATGCCGTTGGTGGAATATTGCTCCTCACCAGCTTCTTTGTCGGGCCAGCCGAGGCGGGTTGGACATCTTATCCCCCCTTGAGTACGATCGCAAGCAAGGCGGGTGAGGCGATTTGGATTCTCAGCATCCTGATTGCCGGGACTTCCTCGATTTTGGGGGGTCTGAACATTGGCGTCACCATCCTCAAGATGCGGGTGCCAGGAATGAGCTTAAATCAGATGCCGTTGTTCTGCTGGTCGATGCTGGCAACAACAGCCCTTCAGCTCCTCGCTACGCCGGTGCTGGCAGCGGCTTTGATTCTACTTTCCTTTGACTTACTCGCCGGGACAACGTTTTTTAATCCGACAGGCGGGGGAGACCCAGTAGTTTACCAGCATATGTTCTGGTTTTACTCCCACCCAGCGGTTTATATCATGATTTTGCCCTTCTTTGGGGCGATTTCGGAAGTGATTCCAGTACATGCTCGCAAGCCCATTTTTGGCTATCGGGCAATTGCCTATTCCAGTATCGCCATTAGCTTCCTAGGACTACTGGTGTGGGCACACCACATGTTTACCAGTGGCACCCCAGGCTGGATGCGGATGTTTTTCATGATCGCCAGTATGATCATTGCCGTGCCCACTGGGATTAAAATCTTTAGCTGGTTGGCAACTCTCTGGGGAGGCAAACTCGCCTTGGAGAGTCCCATGCTGTTTGCCATGGGATTTATCTCCGTGTTTGTGATCGGCGGCATTACCGGGGTGATGGTGGCCTCAGTGCCCTTTGACATTCACGTTCACGACACCTACTTTATCGTTGCTCACCTCCATTACGTGTTGTTTGGCGGTAGTGTTCTGGGGCTTTATGCCGGTTTCTACCACTGGTTCCCGAAAGTCACAGGGCGGATGTACAACGAAACCCTGGGTCGAATGCACTTTGTTCTCACCTTTATTGGCTTTAACTTAACCTTCATGCCCATGCATGAGTTGGGTTTGTTGGGCATGAATCGACGCATTGCCGTTTACGACCCGAAGTTTCAAGCCCTTAATGAGTTAGCCACAATCGGTGCGATCCTCATGGATACGTCGATTATTCCCTTCATTATTAATGTGTTTTGGAGTTTAGCTCGTGGGAAAAAAGCGGGTGACAATCCTTGGAGAGCTTTGACTCTAGAGTGGATGACCTCTTCACCACCAGCGATTGAAAACTTTGAAGGAGTGCCTGTTTTGGCGACTGGCCCTTATGACTATGGTATGGGCGATCGCGAATATCAGACCTATGTCCCCTTATCCGATGAACGGGAACCTGCATTAGCGGCTGGCCCCAACTCCGCTTTACGCGCAGAACCCGATCCCACGGTGGCTGTCAATCCCGAAGACCGTCAACCTAAGGATAAAAGTTGA
- a CDS encoding cytochrome c oxidase subunit II — protein sequence MNIPSQIATLLAGIVLTLISLWYGQNHGLMPVAASDEAAQVDALFNMMMTIATGLFLLVEGTLIVAAIRYRRRPGDNSDGPPIHGNIPLEIVWTAIPAVTVLIIAVYSFEIYNAMGGLDPMVSHDHHQAPVAQTAGMSPSSANAGKNLIALDPSRGSIALGLGASPEHRGETVPMTVNVMGLQYAWLFTYPDTGITTGELHIPVGQEVQLNISAQDVLHAFWLPEFRLKQDAIPGRDTQLRFTPNKVGQYPIVCAELCGAYHGAMGAQLFVQTPEEFQGWLQEQQAVAGNETLDKTLAATNPAEQSSHEFLAPYTQDMGISSKTLEQLHSSAEHMTQHLAVTNQL from the coding sequence GTGAACATTCCAAGTCAAATTGCAACCCTGCTGGCTGGCATCGTCTTGACTCTGATCAGCCTGTGGTATGGACAAAACCACGGTCTCATGCCAGTGGCAGCATCAGACGAAGCGGCCCAAGTGGACGCACTCTTCAACATGATGATGACCATTGCCACAGGTCTGTTTCTGCTGGTAGAGGGCACACTCATTGTCGCAGCGATTCGATATCGCCGCCGCCCAGGTGACAACAGCGATGGACCACCGATTCATGGCAATATTCCTCTAGAAATTGTTTGGACAGCGATTCCTGCTGTCACCGTCCTGATCATCGCGGTCTATAGCTTTGAAATTTATAACGCCATGGGAGGACTCGATCCCATGGTGTCTCATGACCACCATCAAGCTCCGGTTGCCCAAACCGCTGGGATGTCACCGTCTTCAGCCAATGCTGGCAAAAATCTGATTGCCCTCGACCCCAGTCGCGGCTCCATCGCCTTGGGACTGGGTGCTTCTCCAGAACATCGAGGCGAAACCGTCCCCATGACGGTTAATGTCATGGGTCTGCAATATGCTTGGCTTTTTACCTATCCAGACACGGGTATTACCACAGGGGAATTGCATATCCCAGTTGGACAAGAAGTACAGCTCAACATCAGCGCACAAGACGTTCTACACGCCTTCTGGCTACCAGAGTTCCGCCTCAAGCAAGATGCGATCCCCGGACGGGACACTCAACTACGCTTCACGCCCAATAAAGTGGGTCAGTACCCCATCGTCTGTGCCGAACTTTGCGGTGCTTATCACGGCGCAATGGGAGCTCAGCTTTTCGTCCAAACCCCAGAAGAATTCCAGGGATGGCTTCAAGAACAGCAAGCTGTTGCCGGCAACGAAACGTTAGATAAAACCCTTGCCGCTACCAATCCGGCGGAGCAATCGAGTCATGAATTTCTGGCTCCCTATACCCAAGACATGGGGATTTCGTCGAAAACTCTGGAGCAGTTGCACTCTTCTGCTGAGCATATGACTCAGCATTTAGCTGTTACTAATCAGCTGTAA
- a CDS encoding heme A synthase: MAESVLYRSDTTQEPSQPKDRIRRFVWKIAIATLLLMAVGSATRVMNAGLACPDWPQCFGQWLPLQQMNLQVFLEWFHRLDAALIGLSAIALSGLCWWYRRSLPNWLPWASTFALGLIIFQGVLGGLTVTELLRFDIVTAHLGCALLFFNTMLVIGTALMPYQGTGAVGKLPWVSLTAAVLIYVQSLLGGLVASQWALHQCFAGYQLCVVMNSHIAGVVPATLATLAVVFLAWRTPALHPTLRRLAYLAGVMVVLQVILGVATFWLHLQVELLTVSHQAVGAALLGILVAFTVLALRDRAAANETSPITPDAAAAS, translated from the coding sequence ATGGCTGAATCAGTGCTTTATCGGTCGGATACCACTCAAGAGCCATCTCAACCGAAAGACCGTATCCGTCGCTTTGTTTGGAAAATTGCGATCGCGACGCTACTGTTGATGGCTGTGGGTAGTGCCACACGGGTGATGAATGCAGGTCTCGCTTGTCCAGATTGGCCTCAATGCTTCGGTCAGTGGCTGCCACTCCAACAAATGAACCTCCAAGTGTTTTTGGAATGGTTTCACCGCCTGGACGCAGCTTTGATTGGTTTGAGTGCGATCGCCCTTTCAGGGCTATGCTGGTGGTATCGACGTTCTTTACCGAACTGGCTTCCTTGGGCGTCTACATTTGCTTTAGGTCTGATTATTTTCCAAGGCGTTCTGGGTGGCTTAACGGTTACAGAACTGCTGCGGTTTGATATCGTTACCGCCCACCTGGGATGCGCGCTGTTATTTTTCAACACTATGCTAGTGATTGGTACAGCGCTCATGCCCTATCAAGGTACTGGCGCTGTTGGCAAGTTGCCTTGGGTCAGCCTCACGGCGGCGGTTCTGATTTATGTCCAGAGTTTGTTAGGTGGCTTGGTCGCCTCTCAGTGGGCATTACATCAATGCTTTGCCGGATATCAACTTTGCGTGGTAATGAATAGTCATATCGCGGGTGTGGTACCCGCCACCTTGGCCACCTTAGCGGTTGTGTTTCTAGCATGGCGGACACCTGCACTCCATCCCACGCTGCGGAGATTGGCCTATTTGGCGGGAGTCATGGTGGTTTTACAGGTTATCCTCGGTGTCGCCACGTTTTGGTTACACTTGCAAGTGGAACTGTTGACCGTTTCACATCAAGCTGTGGGGGCGGCTTTACTGGGAATCCTGGTTGCGTTTACAGTCTTAGCGTTGCGTGACCGTGCTGCCGCTAATGAGACGAGTCCCATTACCCCAGATGCCGCCGCAGCTAGCTAA
- a CDS encoding heme o synthase: MVGTSVSRQHENFLQVIQSYYQLTKPRIIPLLLITTAAGMWMASDGRVDPFLLLVTLVGGTLAAASAQVLNCIYDRDIDYDMERTRHRPIPSGRVQPRDALLFAITLGLLSFTLLTVFANLLSALLAMSGIVFYMAIYTHLLKRHTPQNIVIGGAAGAIPALVGWAAVTGELSWVAWLLFAIVFLWTPPHFWALALMIRDDYAKVGIPMLPVVAGEESTTRQIWVYTLLVVPASLLLIYPLRALGVVYGAIAIWLGIIFLQKAWQLLQAPTDKQLARSLFKYSILYMMLLCTGMVVDSLPIMQQLTTGLTENLHTLVSAIFIGG, from the coding sequence ATGGTTGGGACTAGTGTCTCCCGTCAACATGAAAACTTCCTACAAGTTATTCAAAGCTACTATCAACTGACCAAGCCTCGGATTATCCCACTGCTACTGATTACTACAGCGGCGGGGATGTGGATGGCATCGGATGGACGAGTAGACCCCTTTTTGCTGCTAGTAACCCTTGTTGGTGGAACCTTGGCGGCGGCTTCCGCCCAAGTCCTCAATTGCATTTATGATCGCGACATCGACTACGATATGGAGCGCACACGTCATCGCCCCATTCCGTCGGGTAGGGTGCAGCCCCGTGATGCCCTGTTGTTTGCGATCACTTTAGGCTTGCTCTCCTTCACCCTACTCACGGTATTCGCCAACCTGCTGTCTGCCCTTTTGGCCATGTCCGGTATTGTCTTCTACATGGCTATTTATACTCACTTACTCAAACGCCATACTCCCCAAAATATTGTGATTGGTGGTGCTGCCGGAGCGATCCCAGCACTGGTAGGTTGGGCTGCCGTGACGGGTGAGTTGAGTTGGGTGGCTTGGTTACTGTTTGCCATTGTCTTCCTGTGGACGCCTCCCCACTTCTGGGCATTAGCGTTGATGATTCGCGATGACTATGCCAAGGTTGGGATTCCGATGCTGCCAGTTGTGGCGGGTGAAGAGTCCACCACTCGTCAGATTTGGGTTTACACCCTGTTAGTTGTCCCGGCTTCCCTCTTGCTGATATATCCCTTGAGAGCCTTGGGTGTGGTGTATGGTGCGATCGCCATATGGTTGGGCATCATTTTTCTCCAAAAAGCGTGGCAACTCTTACAGGCACCCACTGATAAGCAATTAGCCCGTTCCCTGTTTAAATACTCCATCCTTTACATGATGCTTTTATGTACGGGAATGGTCGTCGATAGCTTGCCCATCATGCAACAACTCACAACGGGTTTAACGGAAAATCTGCACACCCTAGTCAGCGCTATCTTCATTGGTGGTTAA
- a CDS encoding rhomboid family intramembrane serine protease, giving the protein MVPLRDENPIRITPYVTYALIAANILIFIYELTLAGPQLDGFFHLFAVVPKELTYSFNGISVNQPVPEPLTLLTSQFLHASFTHVGFNMLFLWIFGNNIEEELGRVKFLIFYLGCGALAALTQWFFATNSLIPSLGASGAIAGVMGAYILKFPKAKVVTFLPLGFFFTTLRVPALFYLGFWFLQQAFNGVAMLEAPANVGMESGGVAYWAHAGGFVFGAILGPLLGLFAPDTKPPAYTTEPESY; this is encoded by the coding sequence GTGGTTCCCCTACGTGACGAAAATCCGATAAGAATAACTCCGTATGTCACTTACGCCCTGATAGCTGCCAATATTTTGATTTTTATCTATGAGCTGACTTTGGCTGGGCCTCAGCTTGATGGATTTTTCCATCTTTTTGCGGTTGTTCCCAAAGAACTCACATACAGTTTTAACGGCATTTCTGTCAATCAGCCAGTGCCAGAACCCCTGACTTTGCTCACTTCACAGTTCCTCCATGCGAGCTTTACTCATGTGGGGTTTAATATGTTGTTTCTGTGGATTTTTGGTAACAATATTGAAGAGGAACTGGGTAGGGTTAAGTTTTTGATTTTTTATCTAGGTTGTGGGGCATTAGCGGCTCTTACCCAGTGGTTTTTTGCAACTAACTCTTTGATTCCTTCCCTAGGTGCCAGCGGTGCGATTGCAGGCGTTATGGGAGCCTATATCCTGAAGTTCCCTAAGGCTAAGGTCGTTACATTCCTTCCTCTTGGTTTCTTTTTCACCACCCTAAGAGTTCCTGCCCTGTTTTACCTAGGTTTTTGGTTTTTGCAGCAAGCCTTTAATGGGGTAGCCATGCTAGAAGCACCCGCGAATGTTGGGATGGAAAGTGGTGGAGTTGCCTACTGGGCACATGCTGGCGGCTTCGTTTTTGGCGCAATTCTTGGCCCCTTATTGGGGTTATTTGCTCCTGACACCAAGCCCCCTGCTTATACCACAGAACCAGAATCATATTGA
- a CDS encoding rhomboid family intramembrane serine protease — protein MFPISDHNPTRITPYVTYALIGANIFIFLYQLRLTSPQLEQFFQLYAVVPKELTASFGGIPVNQTVPEPLTLVTSQFLHGGFLHILGNMLFLWIFGNNIEDKLGHIKYVIFYITCGSLAALAQWFFSMQSGIPSLGASGAIAGVMGAYILRFPHAKIRTLVFLGPFIVFPDIPAIFFLGIWFLQQALYGIASLNVPSNIGMESGGVAYWAHAGGFVFGAIIGPLLGLFSEDSRL, from the coding sequence GTGTTTCCCATTAGCGATCACAATCCGACGCGCATCACTCCCTACGTCACTTATGCCCTGATTGGCGCAAATATCTTTATTTTTCTGTATCAGCTAAGATTAACGTCGCCCCAACTGGAGCAGTTTTTCCAGTTATATGCTGTTGTTCCTAAAGAGTTAACCGCAAGTTTCGGTGGCATCCCAGTCAATCAAACCGTGCCGGAACCTCTAACCTTGGTAACGTCTCAGTTTTTACATGGTGGTTTTTTGCATATTTTGGGCAATATGCTGTTTTTGTGGATTTTTGGCAACAATATAGAAGATAAGTTAGGACACATTAAGTACGTCATTTTCTATATTACTTGTGGTTCTCTAGCTGCTTTGGCTCAGTGGTTTTTCTCCATGCAATCGGGTATTCCTTCCTTGGGTGCTAGTGGCGCGATCGCTGGCGTGATGGGAGCCTATATTCTCAGGTTTCCCCATGCTAAAATCCGGACTTTAGTCTTTCTCGGCCCTTTCATCGTTTTTCCGGATATTCCAGCTATTTTCTTTTTGGGCATTTGGTTCTTACAGCAAGCGTTATACGGCATTGCCAGTTTGAATGTACCCAGTAATATCGGGATGGAGAGTGGGGGAGTGGCTTACTGGGCGCACGCGGGTGGATTTGTTTTCGGGGCAATTATTGGCCCCTTGCTAGGGCTGTTTTCTGAGGATTCTAGGCTATGA
- the petE gene encoding plastocyanin, with product MKFKAAISRSVGLLLSTILLIVASFALSATPAAAETYTVKMGTDSGMLQFYPPTVTIKAGDTVKWVMNKVPPHNAVFDDAKLGDKALAKKLSHDKLLFTPGESFETTFPADTAAGTYPFYCQPHRGAGMAGKIIVQ from the coding sequence ATGAAATTTAAAGCCGCAATTTCACGCAGTGTCGGGTTGCTACTGTCTACAATTCTGCTGATAGTGGCTAGCTTTGCGTTGTCGGCAACACCTGCTGCTGCCGAAACCTACACAGTCAAGATGGGTACTGACAGCGGAATGCTTCAGTTCTATCCGCCAACTGTCACAATTAAGGCGGGTGACACAGTTAAGTGGGTGATGAACAAAGTTCCTCCTCACAACGCTGTCTTTGATGATGCTAAGCTCGGCGACAAGGCATTGGCTAAAAAGTTATCTCACGATAAGTTATTGTTCACTCCAGGTGAGTCTTTTGAGACGACCTTCCCAGCCGATACCGCAGCCGGAACCTATCCTTTCTACTGCCAACCTCACCGGGGTGCGGGCATGGCAGGCAAGATCATTGTCCAATAA
- the psbV2 gene encoding photosystem II cytochrome PsbV2, with the protein MLTRSIQITQVLHALRRQLFSVHFLLACLITVLGVFLVSSPAQAATDTYVRRYLDVKEPISLALDGKGQTKPFSGEDLSFGKELFEAHCLNCHVGGATLPDPTVSLALNTLAGATPPRDNIDGIVNFLRAPMTYDGSDLSFWCRQVSESWMPQEQIEKLAAFVLRAAQKAPGWGTSNF; encoded by the coding sequence ATGCTGACCCGATCCATCCAAATCACTCAAGTTTTACACGCCTTACGGCGTCAACTGTTCTCAGTTCACTTTTTACTAGCCTGTTTAATCACTGTCTTGGGCGTTTTTCTGGTTAGCTCACCGGCTCAGGCGGCTACAGATACCTACGTTAGGCGCTACCTCGATGTCAAAGAGCCAATCTCTCTGGCGTTAGATGGAAAGGGTCAAACCAAGCCGTTCTCTGGCGAAGACTTGTCCTTTGGGAAAGAGCTGTTTGAGGCTCATTGCCTCAATTGTCATGTTGGGGGAGCAACCTTGCCAGATCCAACCGTGTCTCTGGCGCTGAATACCCTGGCGGGTGCCACACCACCTCGTGATAATATCGATGGCATCGTGAATTTCTTGAGAGCACCCATGACCTATGACGGCAGCGATCTGAGCTTTTGGTGCCGTCAAGTCTCAGAAAGTTGGATGCCACAAGAGCAAATCGAGAAGTTAGCCGCCTTTGTTCTGAGAGCGGCACAAAAAGCACCTGGATGGGGTACCTCCAATTTCTAG
- the psbV gene encoding photosystem II cytochrome c-550 has product MKRFILLALAVVFFAFQIAVGSAAAVELTPEVRTVKATEAGDTITLSLQQVQKGKRLFNDTCAQCHGGGRTKTDPNVGLGTESLAGATPPRDNIAALVDYMKNPTTYDGETEIPELHPSLKSADIYPEMRNLTDDDLEAIAGHILFQPKILGRMWGGGKVYN; this is encoded by the coding sequence ATGAAGCGATTCATCTTGCTTGCGTTGGCAGTTGTCTTTTTTGCCTTTCAAATCGCTGTCGGGAGTGCAGCCGCTGTTGAACTGACCCCTGAAGTACGCACGGTGAAAGCCACTGAAGCGGGTGACACCATTACCCTCAGCCTCCAGCAAGTGCAAAAAGGCAAGCGCTTGTTTAACGATACCTGTGCACAATGTCATGGTGGCGGCAGAACGAAGACTGACCCCAACGTGGGGTTAGGAACTGAGTCACTGGCTGGAGCAACGCCACCACGCGATAATATTGCCGCGTTGGTGGATTACATGAAGAATCCCACGACCTACGACGGGGAGACTGAAATTCCTGAATTACACCCCAGTCTCAAGAGTGCTGATATCTATCCCGAAATGAGAAATCTCACCGATGATGACCTGGAAGCGATCGCGGGTCATATCCTCTTCCAGCCAAAAATCCTTGGCAGAATGTGGGGAGGTGGAAAAGTCTATAACTAA
- a CDS encoding translation initiation factor IF-2 N-terminal domain-containing protein, which yields MGFADLSIAEIAAEYNLPPEEVCHRCKQLGIAYKTQETRLALEDAKAIISMILSETEGSVTPRE from the coding sequence ATGGGGTTTGCAGACCTGTCAATTGCGGAGATTGCCGCAGAGTATAATCTTCCTCCTGAGGAAGTTTGCCATCGATGCAAGCAGTTGGGAATTGCTTACAAAACTCAAGAAACCCGTCTGGCTCTGGAGGATGCCAAGGCAATTATTTCTATGATTTTGTCCGAAACAGAGGGTTCAGTTACACCTCGAGAGTAG
- the accD gene encoding acetyl-CoA carboxylase, carboxyltransferase subunit beta, with protein sequence MSLFDWFANRRKSEPTNQERPEREIADGLWTKCPECGVLAYTKDLQANQMVCLECKHHMRVYSDERIGQLIDPNTWIPLDEHLCPTDPLKFRDRKQYADRLRETQDKIHLVDAVQTGTGQLDSLPLALGVMDFRFMGGSMGSVVGEKLTRLIEHATLRSLPVVIICASGGARMQEGMLSLMQMAKISGALERHREARLLYIPVLTHPTTGGVTASFAMLGDIIVAEPEATIGFAGRRVIEQTLREKLPDDFQTSEYLLQHGFVDAIVPRTQLKKTLAQLIRLHQPLSTSPSMFPLPEAMRLSVTKGSGG encoded by the coding sequence ATGTCTCTATTCGATTGGTTTGCAAATCGACGAAAATCAGAACCCACTAATCAAGAAAGGCCGGAGCGTGAGATTGCGGACGGGCTATGGACAAAGTGCCCGGAATGCGGGGTCTTGGCTTATACAAAAGACCTGCAAGCCAATCAAATGGTCTGTCTAGAATGCAAGCATCATATGCGGGTCTATAGTGACGAGCGCATTGGGCAACTGATCGACCCTAACACTTGGATTCCTCTGGATGAGCATTTGTGTCCGACCGATCCCTTGAAGTTTCGCGATCGCAAACAATATGCGGATCGCTTGCGAGAAACCCAAGATAAAATCCATCTGGTAGACGCGGTTCAAACCGGCACAGGTCAACTCGATAGCTTACCCCTGGCGTTGGGGGTGATGGATTTCCGCTTTATGGGGGGCAGTATGGGTTCTGTGGTGGGCGAAAAACTCACCCGTCTGATCGAACATGCCACGCTACGCAGCCTACCCGTTGTGATTATCTGTGCCTCCGGGGGAGCCAGGATGCAAGAGGGGATGCTCAGTCTGATGCAGATGGCCAAAATATCAGGAGCCTTAGAACGCCATCGTGAAGCCAGACTGCTTTACATTCCGGTTCTGACTCATCCCACCACAGGTGGCGTCACGGCGAGCTTCGCCATGCTGGGAGACATCATTGTGGCAGAACCTGAAGCAACGATAGGCTTTGCCGGCCGTCGGGTGATTGAGCAAACCCTGCGAGAAAAACTGCCAGACGACTTTCAGACGTCTGAGTATTTATTACAGCATGGGTTTGTGGATGCGATCGTGCCCCGCACTCAGTTGAAAAAAACCTTGGCTCAACTGATTCGCCTACATCAACCCCTCTCTACGTCACCGTCGATGTTTCCCTTACCCGAAGCGATGCGCTTGAGTGTCACTAAGGGAAGTGGTGGCTAA
- a CDS encoding DUF2007 domain-containing protein, giving the protein MPWITLKTTNARWEAELMQQVLAAHEIPSRILDTGITPYFGAGSSAALQVRPQDQWTALLLLSCPEEEQAGASDNN; this is encoded by the coding sequence GTGCCCTGGATAACCCTAAAAACCACTAATGCCCGCTGGGAAGCCGAGCTGATGCAGCAGGTGCTAGCGGCTCATGAGATTCCAAGTCGAATTCTCGATACGGGGATAACTCCTTATTTCGGTGCGGGTAGCTCCGCAGCATTGCAAGTTCGCCCCCAAGACCAATGGACAGCCTTACTTCTGTTGAGTTGTCCCGAAGAGGAGCAAGCAGGGGCATCAGATAACAATTAA
- a CDS encoding prepilin peptidase, which yields MEALFTAVTSLIVFAVGASFGSFLNVVVYRLPAKLSLFWPPSRCPDCLHRLKKRDNVPVLGWLWLKGRCRYCKRRISWRYPVVEAVTGLLFLLVFWFYGFSGQTLGYWAFVSWLLVLSLIDLDTLTLPNSLTQSGLILGLVFQGTVGFFHSSQWSGMSQQLMTGLVGAVLGIWLFDLIAFAGSIVFGQTAMGGGDAKLAAMMGAWLGWKYLLLSGFIACALGAFVGTGAIALGWIDRRQPMPFGPFLALGAGLTVFWGEVIVSTYMQLFFPWS from the coding sequence ATGGAAGCGCTGTTTACTGCTGTAACATCTTTAATTGTTTTTGCTGTAGGTGCATCGTTTGGCAGCTTCCTCAATGTTGTGGTTTACCGACTGCCGGCAAAATTATCGCTGTTTTGGCCGCCCTCTCGCTGCCCTGATTGCTTGCATCGGTTAAAAAAGCGGGATAATGTTCCCGTCCTAGGCTGGCTGTGGTTGAAAGGACGTTGTCGTTACTGTAAACGTCGGATTTCTTGGCGCTATCCCGTAGTCGAGGCCGTAACGGGTCTGCTGTTTTTGCTGGTATTTTGGTTCTATGGTTTTAGTGGGCAAACGTTAGGATATTGGGCTTTTGTGAGTTGGTTATTGGTGCTTTCTCTAATTGACCTAGACACCCTGACCCTACCGAATTCCTTGACTCAATCAGGATTAATTTTGGGTTTAGTATTTCAAGGAACTGTCGGTTTTTTCCACTCGTCTCAATGGTCAGGAATGTCCCAGCAGCTAATGACTGGCCTAGTCGGTGCCGTGCTGGGAATTTGGTTATTCGATCTGATTGCCTTTGCCGGCTCGATTGTGTTTGGACAAACCGCGATGGGTGGGGGTGATGCTAAATTAGCGGCGATGATGGGAGCCTGGTTGGGATGGAAATATCTGCTGTTGAGTGGGTTTATCGCCTGCGCCTTAGGAGCCTTTGTTGGCACAGGCGCGATCGCTCTGGGCTGGATAGACCGAAGACAACCGATGCCCTTTGGCCCTTTCCTCGCATTAGGAGCAGGCTTGACAGTTTTTTGGGGTGAGGTGATTGTTTCTACCTATATGCAGCTATTTTTCCCTTGGAGCTGA